The Primulina tabacum isolate GXHZ01 chromosome 16, ASM2559414v2, whole genome shotgun sequence genome window below encodes:
- the LOC142529038 gene encoding myb family transcription factor PHL6-like — protein MKGIHQFDGFSSGFTTEFPDYLPQIYGAQYQSAPTELQNQLTATENVTQRQMVWPDNSSNTKISRLGSQVVPPFYATEIYMGLSEFGSQEKNSTFCSQQFNNSYTKIPVYQESGDGFMGYAPARNEPDFQPSNSLSIRREGLYNDPFGSFSVDEQLLRLKNKLLGELDDTDRRSPSVPFDANQDLGVSQNIYSSHSALTKNLRSNNGNSLSPGAVSTSKARIRWTQELHDRFVECVNRLGGHGKATPKAILTLMDTEGLTIFHVKSHLQKYRNAKYVPESVEDPAGKSEKKTSTNSASQIDIKGGVQLKEALQIQLDVQKRLHEQLESQRVLQMRIEEQAKQLKMMLDRQQKTTPTLMESRDQNDECPSFNIPTTMLDDPEIVNLESCDDDMIFPSEIS, from the exons ATGAAGGGGATACATCAGTTTGATGGGTTTTCTAGTGGTTTTACAACGGAATTTCCAGATTATTTGCCTCAAATTTATGGAGCTCAGTACCAATCTGCGCCGACGGAACTTCAAAATCAATTGACAGCAACAGAAAATGTCACTCAGCGGCAGATGGTTTGGCCTGATAATTCATCCAACACCAAGATCAGCAGGTTAGGATCGCAGGTCGTTCCTCCTTTTTATGCTACCGAAATTTACATGGGCTTATCAGAATTTGGTTCCCAAGAGAAGAACTCCACTTTTTGCTCCCAACAATTCAATAATTCTTACACGAAAATACCGGTATACCAAGAGTCTGGTGATGGCTTCATGGGGTATGCACCAGCAAGAAACGAACCCGATTTTCAACCTAGCAACAGCTTGTCGATAAGGCGCGAAGGTTTGTATAACGATCCATTTGGAAGCTTTTCTGTGGATGAACAGCTACTACGTCTGAAAAACAAGCTATTGGGTGAACTTGATGATACAGATAGGAGAAGCCCTTCTGTTCCATTCGATGCAAATCAAGATCTTGGA GtgtcacaaaatatttattcatcTCATTCTGCACTTACGAAGAATTTAAGATCGAATAATGGTAATTCTTTGTCACCCGGAGCTGTTTCAACAAGCAAGGCTCGAATCAGGTGGACTCAAGAACTTCACGATCGATTTGTTGAGTGTGTGAATCGACTTGGGGGTCATGGCA AGGCGACACCAAAGGCAATACTGACGCTTATGGATACCGAAGGCCTTACCATATTTCATGTAAAAAGCCATCTACAG AAATATCGAAATGCAAAGTATGTACCAGAATCAGTGGAAG ATCCTGCAGGAAAATCTGAGAAGAAAACTAGTACAAATAGTGCTTCACAGATCGACATCAAAGG AGGAGTGCAACTGAAGGAAGCATTGCAAATACAATTAGATGTCCAAAAGCGTCTCCATGAGCAGCTAGAG TCTCAACGAGTCTTACAGATGAGGATTGAAGAGCAAGCCAAACAGTTGAAAATGATGCTTGATCGGCAACAAAAAACTACACCAACTCTCATGGAGTCGAGAGATCAGAACGACGAATGTCCTAGTTTTAACATTCCAACTACCATGCTTGACGATCCAGAAATTGTGAATTTAGAAAGTTGTGATGATGATATGATTTTCCCATCCGAGATAAGCTAG